GTCGGCAGCAGACAAGCCGCGGCCTGCTGTCATGCCCGGATGGCCGGAGACCCTACGGATTGCGGAGATGACCACCGAAGAACTGGGGATCGCGCCGCTGCAACTGGAGATGATGGCAGCGAAGCACCGGGGGGAGTTTATCCTGCAGAAACGAATCGAAACCTTGCGAAGAAGTCATAAACAGTCCCGACGCTGACCGCTACCGCCAGGGTGATAGCGGCAACGGTCAGCGATCAGATATTTAGGCTGGTTATGGCTGCGCCCTTCCCACCACTTATTTCTTCATGTACTGAATCAGCTTTTTCATCTCGGCATTCGGTTCACCTTTGGTATAGAGCATCACCTTGACCGTGAGTTTAGGATCATCAAGAGCTTTTACCTTGTCATTGAGGACTGCGGAAGAAGCGATGCCAATGGCCCCCTTGTTGCCGGCCACGGCAAATATAACATCCTGGGCCGAGCGAACCATCAGGTTTTCCTTGGTAATCGGAGCACTGCCGAATACTTTGCTGCTGGCCAGTTCGGTAAGCCCTTTGGTCAGTTCACCAAGCACAACGATGGTTTCATCCTCAGCTCCGCCAACAGCCTTCCAGTTCTCGACCTTCCCTGAAAACACTGAGGTCAGCTGTTCTTTGGTCAGCTTGCTGACCGGGTTTGCCGGGTTCACGACAAAGACGACCGTATCCTCCAGCATCACGTCACCCTTGGTGGCTGCCATATCCAAAGGCACATTGACTTTCTTGGCGAACTTTCCCAGATCTTCCGGAACCAGAAAGAGGAGCATCGCATCGACCTTGCCGTTAGTAAAGTCCTTAAGGGCATTATCCGGCCCTTGGGCGAAGGCAACAACAGATATGCCGGTTTCCTTGGTGAACTTGTCCTTGACCGGGGTCAGTACCTTTTCAATGGGGGACGCGCCGCCGGCGATGCGGATTTCAGCAGAGGCTGAAGCAGCAACCATTGTCAGGATAAGAGCTAAGCAAAGAGTCAACTTTTTAAACATGGGCAAACCTCCGAAGTAAGTAGTTAGCCGGGACAATCGCACTGATTAGAACATATCCCGACATTCAGACTTTTATAATATCGGTTAGTAATGCGGGATCTTTAGCTAACACGCTAATTAACCGTCTAATTATTTAACTTTACACAGGTAAGATTGCTACGTTTATTTTGCCTGCAGCGTTAGATTCAGTTGACAGCCGACACGAACCGGGGCATTACAACGACCTAAAAAACAACCCCCAAACCACTTAAGATTTGGGGGTTGCCATTGATGCTGTTAATGCCGAATTGGGTGAGACTTTCAGTTCGGCCAAATGGGCAGTTATTTTATTTGCCGCAGCAACGTTTGTACTTCTTGCCACTGCCACACGGGCACTGATCATTCCGGCCGGCGGTCTTGTCGCTCTTTGCCGGCTGATGCTGGGCAGCCTCGGCTTCGCCCATATTGTACTGGATCTTGCGCTTCTTCTTGTGCTCTTCCTCCAGCCGCTCAACCTCTTCTTCGAGGTCCTCTTCCTTGGCCAGCTGCACCCAGAATATCTTCTCGACAACCTCTGCTCTGATCCGCACGATCATGGACATGAACAGGTTGAACGCCTCTTTCTTGTACTCGTTCTTCGGGTCTTTCTGGCCGTAACCACGGAGGCCGATCCCCTCCTTGAGGTGGTCAATGTTCAGGAGGTGGTCTTTCCACTGCTGGTCAATGGTCGAAAGCATGATCCACTTGATCAGATAATCCATGTTTTCTTCGCCGAAA
This window of the Geoanaerobacter pelophilus genome carries:
- a CDS encoding substrate-binding domain-containing protein — encoded protein: MFKKLTLCLALILTMVAASASAEIRIAGGASPIEKVLTPVKDKFTKETGISVVAFAQGPDNALKDFTNGKVDAMLLFLVPEDLGKFAKKVNVPLDMAATKGDVMLEDTVVFVVNPANPVSKLTKEQLTSVFSGKVENWKAVGGAEDETIVVLGELTKGLTELASSKVFGSAPITKENLMVRSAQDVIFAVAGNKGAIGIASSAVLNDKVKALDDPKLTVKVMLYTKGEPNAEMKKLIQYMKK